From Bacillus basilensis, a single genomic window includes:
- a CDS encoding phosphatidylinositol-specific phospholipase C, translating to MNKIKNFFKISILTCFTLASLGTPSTILADSHPGYSYEPNLGYQNPSWMSEVADSTKLSEISIPGTHGTMALHGASFLDENLTRNQTMSLPQQLNSGIRYVDMRVKRVKDSFAMYHGIVNQKAVFEDVLKDAIQFLKDYPTETILMRLKEETTPESGSPSFEEIFLKYKNVNASYFWDPNSVPAIDRNNPTLGDIRGKIVVLQNFASSQLYGIDYDSLNIQDKFEIGSGPDEIYEKWNAIKTHLQSANTNFNNGKIYLNHFSGTGGAAAFLNNVYPWFVASGKENRNTDSSPKLIQTNYTNAWSDFPRDRNGQVYYGGMNTLGTELLQQGRVRHSGIIAADFPGPGLIDSIIKLNGVHSNEKEILISQIPSESSPLSGQQNRSSQNFKIDNLPVGTKELKWFIEPSKKDHPSTISFNVMIDVSLGTDSIRWKNISHGSRTEAYSNTKYYIASPIGATSKFTVKIYAITN from the coding sequence ATGAACAAAATAAAAAATTTCTTTAAAATTAGCATCCTCACTTGTTTTACACTAGCAAGTTTAGGTACACCATCAACTATTTTAGCTGATAGTCATCCAGGTTATTCCTATGAACCCAATCTAGGTTATCAAAATCCATCGTGGATGTCAGAAGTAGCAGATTCAACAAAATTAAGTGAAATATCTATTCCAGGAACTCATGGCACAATGGCTTTACATGGCGCAAGTTTTCTTGATGAAAATTTGACAAGAAATCAAACTATGAGTTTACCCCAACAATTAAATTCTGGAATTCGATATGTAGATATGCGCGTTAAACGTGTAAAAGATTCTTTTGCAATGTACCATGGCATTGTAAATCAAAAAGCAGTGTTTGAAGATGTATTAAAAGATGCAATTCAATTTTTAAAAGATTATCCGACTGAAACAATTTTAATGCGCTTAAAAGAAGAAACTACACCTGAAAGTGGATCTCCATCATTTGAGGAAATATTTTTAAAATATAAAAACGTTAATGCTTCATATTTTTGGGATCCTAATTCCGTACCAGCTATAGACAGAAACAACCCTACTTTAGGAGATATCCGAGGTAAAATTGTAGTCTTACAAAACTTTGCATCCTCTCAATTATACGGTATTGATTACGATAGTTTGAATATACAAGATAAATTTGAAATTGGAAGCGGACCAGACGAAATATATGAAAAATGGAATGCGATAAAAACTCATCTACAAAGTGCAAATACTAACTTTAATAATGGAAAAATATATCTTAACCATTTTAGTGGTACGGGTGGTGCAGCCGCATTTTTAAATAATGTATATCCTTGGTTTGTTGCAAGCGGAAAAGAGAATAGAAATACTGATAGTAGCCCTAAGTTGATTCAAACGAATTACACTAATGCGTGGAGTGATTTCCCCCGCGATAGAAATGGGCAAGTATATTATGGTGGGATGAATACACTTGGGACCGAACTCTTACAACAAGGTAGAGTTAGACATTCTGGTATTATCGCAGCTGATTTTCCTGGGCCAGGTTTAATTGATAGTATCATTAAATTAAATGGTGTACATTCGAATGAAAAAGAGATATTAATTTCGCAAATCCCATCCGAATCTAGTCCTTTATCTGGACAACAAAATCGTTCTAGTCAAAACTTTAAAATTGATAATTTACCTGTAGGAACTAAAGAATTAAAATGGTTTATTGAGCCTTCAAAGAAAGATCATCCTTCTACTATCTCTTTCAATGTAATGATTGATGTTTCCTTAGGTACCGATTCTATTCGTTGGAAAAATATTTCACATGGATCTAGGACTGAGGCTTACTCAAATACTAAATATTATATCGCAAGTCCAATTGGTGCCACTAGCAAATTCACTGTGAAAATATACGCTATTACAAATTAG
- a CDS encoding lytic polysaccharide monooxygenase, producing MNLKLTSKFEGLRKSKKGIGACILAAGVTAITMIPQSAYAHGFVEKPSSRAALCSQNYGALNLNCGNIMYEPQSLEAPKGFPDGGPIDGKIASAGGLFGGILDQQTSNRWFKNTIKGGANTFTWKYTAAHPTSKWHYYITKKGWDPNKPLTRAELEPIGTVKHDGSAASNNLTHTINVPTDRNGYHVILAVWDVADTSNAFYNVIDVNLVNKETPDTVAPSQPTGLNASKVSANSVALTWKASTDNIGVKEYQVLRNGEVIDTVPGTTFIDKKLKANTQYTYTIKALDSAGNISKESEELKVKTTNEIPDIEAPTQPKGLHSMSTTATTVDLMWSPSEDNVGVDHYIVYKESAGVMNKIGTTDNTSFMDKELKANTSYKYVVTAVDLAGNESSRSDILNVTTKSEDPTYEKWDARKAYTKGDRVVHEGKVYEAVQDYQGNGDTNWIFALSLWKPVLNK from the coding sequence ATGAATTTGAAATTAACATCTAAATTTGAAGGATTAAGAAAAAGTAAAAAAGGAATTGGTGCCTGTATTTTAGCTGCAGGGGTGACGGCTATTACAATGATACCTCAAAGTGCGTATGCACATGGATTTGTTGAAAAGCCAAGCAGTCGTGCTGCTTTATGTAGTCAGAATTATGGAGCATTAAATTTAAATTGTGGAAATATAATGTACGAACCTCAAAGCTTAGAAGCGCCTAAAGGATTCCCAGATGGTGGACCGATTGATGGGAAAATCGCTTCGGCAGGAGGACTGTTTGGAGGGATTCTTGACCAACAAACATCAAATCGCTGGTTCAAAAATACGATTAAGGGTGGAGCAAATACATTTACATGGAAATATACAGCTGCACATCCTACAAGTAAATGGCATTATTACATTACAAAAAAGGGATGGGATCCTAATAAACCATTAACACGTGCTGAATTAGAACCAATTGGAACTGTGAAACATGATGGTTCTGCCGCATCAAATAATTTAACACATACAATTAACGTACCAACTGATCGAAATGGTTATCATGTTATTTTAGCTGTATGGGATGTAGCAGATACTTCAAACGCGTTTTATAATGTAATTGATGTAAATCTAGTAAATAAGGAAACTCCCGATACAGTAGCTCCAAGTCAACCAACTGGATTAAATGCGTCTAAAGTTTCTGCCAATAGTGTTGCACTAACATGGAAGGCTTCTACGGATAATATAGGTGTAAAGGAATATCAAGTGTTACGCAATGGGGAAGTAATTGATACGGTACCAGGTACAACATTTATTGATAAAAAACTAAAAGCAAATACGCAATATACCTATACAATAAAGGCGTTAGACTCAGCTGGAAACATATCAAAAGAAAGTGAAGAACTAAAGGTTAAGACAACAAATGAAATTCCAGATATAGAAGCTCCGACTCAACCGAAAGGATTACATAGTATGAGTACAACAGCAACAACTGTTGACTTGATGTGGAGTCCGTCTGAAGATAATGTAGGCGTAGACCATTATATTGTATATAAAGAAAGCGCTGGAGTTATGAATAAAATTGGGACAACGGATAACACATCCTTTATGGATAAAGAATTGAAGGCTAATACATCGTATAAATATGTAGTGACGGCGGTTGATTTAGCTGGAAATGAATCTAGTAGAAGTGATATTTTGAATGTAACAACAAAGTCAGAGGATCCCACATATGAAAAATGGGATGCAAGAAAAGCATATACAAAAGGTGATAGAGTAGTACATGAGGGAAAAGTGTATGAAGCAGTTCAAGATTATCAAGGCAATGGTGACACAAATTGGATTTTTGCCCTATCGCTTTGGAAGCCAGTTTTGAATAAATGA
- a CDS encoding Fic family protein, which produces MRDFFDDKYKNIELKRRLINLISEISEFKGKLAAYQEQNPDIFNSLEKTIPLHYIKNFTTIYEDIKVPNKRLKELILDDIVPQNISEDAIFCYYQTLSFVHKNSCTLSINPATIQELHFQLIHYLTSDSAKWREKSFIIPGIPEHGMHLNSYRILPHELIPQFMEQLCDQYNSLNTSKGLHSLLLIARFILNFYCIVPFNQGNGRLAFMLMQLLLIKSGHTFVKYVCLDKYIKKNESEYYNSIYKSSVNWYCEEHNSSFWLKTFLTIILEAYKDLHNTVLDSICKHTKVERIQDFILKQKQPFTKESIRNRYPDIAESTISKALNSLQLFGHIKLVTKGRNAKWTKV; this is translated from the coding sequence ATGAGAGATTTTTTTGATGATAAGTATAAAAATATTGAATTAAAAAGGAGGTTAATCAATTTAATAAGTGAAATTAGCGAATTCAAAGGAAAATTAGCTGCTTATCAGGAACAAAACCCTGACATATTTAATAGTTTAGAAAAAACTATACCACTACATTACATAAAAAATTTCACTACTATTTATGAGGATATAAAAGTTCCTAATAAAAGATTAAAAGAACTTATTTTAGATGATATAGTACCTCAAAACATTTCGGAAGATGCTATTTTTTGTTATTATCAAACACTTTCTTTTGTACATAAAAACTCCTGTACTTTATCAATTAATCCAGCAACTATACAGGAATTACATTTTCAACTAATACATTACCTTACCTCTGACAGTGCCAAATGGCGTGAAAAATCTTTTATTATTCCAGGTATTCCTGAGCATGGAATGCACTTGAATAGTTACCGCATTCTTCCACATGAACTCATTCCACAGTTTATGGAGCAATTATGTGATCAATACAACTCATTAAATACTAGTAAGGGGCTACATTCGCTTTTATTAATAGCTCGTTTTATATTAAATTTTTATTGCATAGTCCCTTTCAATCAAGGTAATGGCAGGCTAGCATTTATGTTAATGCAGTTGCTGCTAATTAAGAGTGGACATACATTTGTAAAATATGTATGTTTGGATAAGTATATTAAGAAAAATGAATCTGAATATTACAATTCGATTTATAAATCTTCGGTAAATTGGTACTGCGAGGAACACAATAGTAGCTTTTGGTTAAAAACGTTTTTAACTATTATATTAGAGGCTTACAAAGATCTGCATAACACTGTTCTAGATTCTATATGTAAACATACTAAAGTTGAGAGAATTCAGGATTTTATACTTAAACAAAAACAACCCTTTACTAAGGAAAGTATTCGTAACAGATATCCAGACATTGCAGAGAGTACAATTAGTAAGGCTTTAAATTCCTTGCAATTATTTGGCCATATTAAGCTAGTTACAAAAGGAAGAAACGCAAAGTGGACTAAAGTTTGA
- a CDS encoding spore germination protein: protein MSLNEETLETKTDKNIKNIQTSNLKELKNTLNNIFDISADLIEHPLQLKTTTNILLYYFEGLTDGVALKSNVVTPLLQEVNEDSQIFNSNIIATHTKIVFTWNEIKEGLLEGQCVLFMEGEKRSLLINTKGWAERAIQEPISEVTIKGSHDGFIENATKNIGLIRRYLPSTELKIKKLTIGERATSVVYLIYLGDVANADVVQEIETRICRIKTDAVLSIGELSNYTKDQNWTPFPQAYLSERPDAISNHILDGKVAVLMDRSPGAMIVPMNLIGFFQTPDDYNIHWLIASFFRLLRFAGFIIAIFLPAFYIAIVSFHFEIIPIDLYTSIATSRVKVPFSPLLEAFIMEITLEMLREAGIRLPQPIGQTIGIVGGIVIGQAAVQAGLVSNVMVIIVSITAIASFIVSNYDLSSSIRLIRFPMMLLAYFYGIVGIVSGLMLLFAHFVSLTSYGSPYGLPIAPFRLQELKDSFVRFPISMITTRSSTGQPKHKKKKEGGSHGES from the coding sequence TTGTCCTTAAATGAAGAGACCTTAGAAACTAAAACAGATAAAAACATTAAAAACATCCAAACAAGTAACTTAAAAGAACTTAAAAATACATTAAATAATATCTTTGATATTAGTGCAGATTTAATCGAACATCCTTTGCAATTAAAAACAACCACGAATATTTTACTATATTATTTTGAAGGCCTTACAGATGGTGTCGCTTTAAAAAGCAATGTTGTTACACCATTACTACAAGAAGTAAATGAAGACAGTCAAATATTTAATTCTAATATTATTGCTACTCATACCAAAATAGTATTTACATGGAATGAAATTAAAGAAGGATTACTTGAGGGTCAATGTGTTCTATTTATGGAAGGAGAAAAGCGGTCACTTCTAATAAATACAAAAGGCTGGGCAGAAAGAGCAATTCAAGAACCCATTTCAGAAGTTACTATTAAAGGCTCACATGATGGATTTATTGAGAATGCCACAAAAAATATAGGCTTAATTCGTCGATATCTTCCTTCAACAGAGTTAAAGATCAAAAAGCTGACGATTGGAGAACGAGCCACTTCAGTAGTTTATTTAATTTACTTAGGTGATGTAGCAAACGCAGATGTAGTCCAAGAAATAGAAACTAGAATCTGTAGAATTAAAACGGATGCAGTATTGAGTATTGGAGAACTATCTAATTATACAAAAGATCAAAATTGGACTCCTTTCCCACAAGCTTATTTAAGCGAACGCCCAGATGCCATTTCAAATCATATACTCGATGGAAAAGTAGCAGTGTTAATGGATAGATCCCCTGGTGCAATGATTGTTCCAATGAATTTAATTGGATTCTTTCAAACTCCAGATGATTATAATATTCATTGGCTCATTGCTTCATTTTTTCGCTTATTACGATTTGCAGGATTTATTATAGCTATTTTTTTACCGGCATTTTATATTGCTATAGTGTCTTTTCACTTTGAAATCATTCCTATAGATTTATACACTTCTATTGCAACGTCTAGAGTCAAAGTCCCTTTCTCTCCCTTATTAGAAGCTTTTATAATGGAAATCACACTAGAAATGCTACGTGAAGCTGGTATTCGCTTACCACAACCCATTGGACAAACCATAGGAATTGTTGGAGGGATTGTAATTGGACAGGCGGCTGTTCAAGCAGGTCTTGTGAGTAACGTTATGGTTATTATCGTATCTATTACAGCCATTGCATCATTTATTGTTTCTAATTATGATTTATCAAGTTCTATACGCCTTATTCGTTTTCCAATGATGTTATTGGCATACTTTTATGGGATTGTAGGTATCGTTAGTGGATTAATGCTCTTATTCGCTCATTTTGTTTCACTAACCTCCTATGGTTCACCATACGGATTGCCAATCGCGCCATTTCGGCTTCAAGAATTAAAAGATTCTTTTGTAAGATTTCCTATTTCTATGATTACCACCCGCTCGAGTACAGGACAGCCGAAACATAAAAAGAAAAAAGAAGGTGGTTCGCATGGGGAATCTTAA
- a CDS encoding endospore germination permease — protein MGNLKFQNITLFEFIIFIHSLQLASGMLIMPSPLATTAGTDGWISIILGWITTSIIGVFIILLLQKNPNKNFSQILKTYFGKWIGTILFLLYAFYLFFAGFNTLLKATDIVKVWIFPSTPAYQITILLLLPFIILALSGLRALTSYSMLVFFFTTWMPLFLLFSLKTNYNPLHLLPIFKDGLYPILKATKETITPYAGLELAYYIYPFLQKKQKAIKGLLIANTGTMFFYLYVTILSYIYFSPEGIKDVIWPVFHLLKGVRFSFMERLEIIYIAYYLIVFSTTIYPYLFFSFKSVTISLQKNARNWALLAFMLFIVGLFIFLNPDVDQYLFIYSLMDILNVVFFILLPILFFAYSILFTWITRRKQL, from the coding sequence ATGGGGAATCTTAAATTCCAAAACATAACTTTATTTGAATTTATTATTTTCATTCATTCACTGCAACTTGCATCAGGTATGTTAATCATGCCAAGCCCACTTGCTACTACGGCTGGCACAGATGGCTGGATTTCTATCATTCTTGGCTGGATAACTACTTCTATAATCGGCGTATTTATTATATTATTGTTACAAAAAAATCCCAACAAAAATTTCTCACAAATCCTAAAAACGTACTTTGGTAAATGGATAGGGACAATTCTTTTTCTTTTATATGCCTTTTATCTATTTTTTGCTGGCTTTAATACTTTATTAAAGGCAACTGATATTGTAAAAGTGTGGATATTCCCTTCCACTCCTGCTTATCAAATCACCATATTATTACTATTACCTTTTATTATTTTGGCCCTGAGTGGGTTAAGGGCTCTTACTAGTTATTCTATGCTTGTTTTCTTCTTCACTACTTGGATGCCACTATTTCTTCTTTTTTCACTAAAGACTAACTACAACCCTTTACACCTATTACCTATTTTTAAAGATGGATTATACCCTATTCTAAAGGCAACAAAAGAAACCATTACTCCTTATGCTGGCTTAGAACTTGCATATTATATATACCCGTTCTTACAAAAAAAACAAAAAGCCATAAAAGGACTACTAATTGCGAATACTGGAACCATGTTTTTCTATCTATATGTGACTATTCTTTCTTATATATACTTTAGTCCGGAGGGAATAAAAGACGTAATCTGGCCAGTATTTCATCTGTTAAAAGGGGTTCGTTTTTCTTTCATGGAACGATTAGAAATTATATATATCGCTTACTATTTAATTGTATTTTCCACTACGATATATCCGTATTTATTTTTCAGTTTTAAATCTGTGACCATTTCACTTCAAAAAAACGCCCGCAATTGGGCGCTGCTTGCTTTTATGTTATTTATAGTTGGCCTATTTATTTTCCTAAATCCCGATGTGGATCAATATTTGTTTATATATTCTCTTATGGATATCTTAAATGTCGTTTTCTTTATTCTATTACCAATCTTATTTTTCGCTTACAGTATTCTTTTTACTTGGATTACTAGGAGGAAACAACTTTGA
- a CDS encoding Ger(x)C family spore germination protein, translating to MIRKWIWIVICCVYLIGCSQRIPLEKVSLILLIGLDGTPNGDIKVGTSIPLFHHKQPKSTIEHWTQASTVYTGFSKIDTKLTGFMTASKAEIILIGKKLAQEANWLQELDSSYRDPYATINAKVVLVDGPAEEIFKIHKPSKPSLSSYINGVIESSIQNNQSVSSTIQQLMREQNEEGMTQTVPIIKKTKNEIDTVGIAFLNRRGKYLTHIPKKNVKFFNLINKPKSNGRMILHLAIPPKKSNKKTNTSIFVQNATRKVDVNYQNGKFVFNFNIYANVALIEKTNANLIKGHYDNKKNINNLKSAIQKEINDNLQNILNEIQQNKIDPIGLSLYARAFQYKEWKKVKGDWLQALAEAKINVKTHVKIKDTGTIRN from the coding sequence TTGATTCGAAAATGGATATGGATTGTAATTTGTTGTGTATATTTAATTGGTTGTAGTCAGAGAATTCCTCTTGAGAAGGTTTCATTAATCCTGTTAATTGGCTTGGATGGAACCCCTAATGGAGACATAAAAGTTGGAACAAGCATACCACTCTTTCATCATAAACAGCCAAAAAGCACTATAGAACATTGGACACAAGCATCTACTGTATATACTGGATTCAGTAAAATAGATACGAAGTTAACTGGCTTTATGACAGCTTCCAAAGCTGAAATCATTTTAATTGGGAAAAAATTAGCGCAAGAAGCAAATTGGTTGCAGGAGCTTGATTCCTCTTATCGTGATCCTTACGCTACCATTAATGCTAAAGTAGTACTTGTAGATGGACCTGCAGAAGAAATTTTTAAAATTCACAAGCCTAGTAAACCATCACTTTCATCTTATATAAATGGTGTAATCGAATCGTCAATTCAAAATAACCAATCCGTCTCTTCTACAATTCAACAATTAATGAGAGAACAAAATGAAGAAGGAATGACGCAAACTGTTCCAATTATCAAAAAAACAAAGAATGAAATCGACACAGTAGGAATTGCATTTTTAAATCGCCGAGGGAAATACTTAACTCATATCCCTAAAAAAAATGTTAAATTTTTCAATCTTATAAATAAGCCAAAAAGTAACGGCCGAATGATACTACACCTTGCGATTCCTCCTAAAAAATCCAACAAAAAGACAAACACATCTATCTTCGTACAGAACGCGACAAGGAAGGTAGATGTTAATTATCAAAACGGAAAGTTTGTATTTAATTTCAATATATATGCTAATGTAGCTTTAATAGAAAAAACCAATGCGAATTTAATTAAGGGGCACTATGATAATAAAAAAAATATAAATAATTTAAAAAGTGCTATTCAAAAAGAAATTAATGATAATTTACAAAATATATTAAATGAAATACAGCAGAATAAAATTGATCCAATTGGATTATCCCTATATGCTAGAGCTTTTCAATATAAAGAGTGGAAAAAAGTAAAAGGAGATTGGTTGCAAGCTTTAGCAGAGGCTAAAATAAATGTAAAGACACACGTCAAAATAAAAGATACTGGGACCATTAGAAATTAG
- a CDS encoding tetratricopeptide repeat protein, translated as MSVSVKGNEQLTSLLNDWYRSMLSQQVVKATNLKKKIDEKINKLSIESNQERQDQNLLLYYSLLEFRYTVLTDSLGIQQNSFDAISDYDMPTDHFLRFYYHFFKSIHSTFISSFTEAEEHYKLAEKILVDIPDEIEHAEFYYRIATFYHHTYNMLASIEYANKSRAIFTKYEGYEVKTAFCNSLLGGCCIYLKQYEKAEEYLHCAIELLQKNKEEDSLLYVKSTMGWLYSDQSMSTLAIRHLSEVTEKIPTHFKAIFLQAKEHYKLGEQSAASKLIGKGLQICRGIHNEEYTHHFSILKRLNENIPLEELEKIIQEGILYFEQEELWEYVVEYAELFATKCRQLENHQKVSDYFHICYQARRKSIEKGVLK; from the coding sequence GTGAGTGTTTCAGTAAAGGGAAATGAGCAATTAACCTCTCTATTGAACGACTGGTATCGATCTATGCTATCTCAACAGGTTGTAAAAGCTACTAATCTAAAAAAGAAAATTGATGAAAAAATTAATAAGTTAAGCATTGAGTCAAATCAAGAACGTCAGGATCAAAATTTGTTACTATATTACTCATTACTTGAATTTCGTTACACAGTCCTAACAGATAGCCTCGGTATTCAACAAAATAGTTTTGATGCTATTAGTGATTATGATATGCCTACAGACCATTTTCTACGCTTCTATTATCACTTTTTTAAATCCATTCATTCCACTTTTATATCAAGTTTTACTGAGGCAGAGGAACATTATAAACTGGCAGAAAAGATATTAGTAGACATTCCAGATGAAATCGAACACGCTGAATTCTACTATAGAATTGCTACTTTTTATCATCATACCTATAACATGCTCGCTTCTATTGAATACGCAAATAAATCGAGAGCAATCTTTACGAAGTACGAGGGTTATGAAGTAAAAACAGCCTTTTGCAATAGTTTGCTAGGTGGTTGCTGTATCTATTTAAAGCAGTACGAAAAAGCTGAAGAATATCTGCATTGTGCGATTGAATTACTACAGAAGAATAAGGAAGAAGATTCCTTGTTATACGTAAAAAGTACTATGGGGTGGCTGTATTCTGATCAAAGTATGTCTACGTTAGCTATTCGTCACCTTTCAGAAGTAACAGAAAAAATTCCTACACACTTCAAAGCTATCTTCCTACAAGCTAAGGAGCATTATAAATTAGGAGAACAATCCGCAGCTAGCAAACTCATTGGTAAGGGATTACAGATTTGCAGAGGAATTCATAACGAAGAATACACACACCACTTCTCTATTTTAAAAAGATTAAATGAAAATATTCCACTGGAAGAATTAGAAAAAATCATTCAAGAAGGAATCTTATACTTTGAGCAAGAAGAATTATGGGAATATGTTGTCGAATACGCCGAATTATTTGCCACAAAATGTAGACAATTAGAGAACCACCAAAAGGTAAGTGACTATTTCCATATTTGTTACCAAGCCAGAAGAAAATCAATTGAAAAAGGAGTGTTAAAATAA